The Pannonibacter sp. XCT-53 genomic interval ACAGGCGGGTGCAGGGCGCGTTTGCAGCCGCACTGTCCTCGCTCCGGCACAAGGGCTCCGAGGCAACCCTTGAAACCATCGGGCGGGTCGCGCCGACGCCGGACGTCACCGCTTGCCCCGGACACGGAAAGCGACCCCGGGGCCGGCTTCGCTCATTGCGCGTCGACGAGGTCTCTTCCCCCTGCAATCAGCTCCAGCCCGGCGCGATCGCGCAGGCAGATGTGGCTCGGCCCCTCGAAACTGACGAGGCCCTCGCGGCGGAAGCGGTTCAGGTACCGGCTGACCGTCTCGAGCGTCAGGCCGAGCCAGTCCGCCAGGTCGGTCCGGGTCAGGTGCAACTGGAACCGGCTGCTGGCCTCCCCGGCGAACTGTCCGGCCAGGTCGATCAGGGCCGACGCAATCCGCTCGCCGGCGGTCTTGCGGCCGAGGAGTGTCGCGTGGGCCTGCGCCCGGCGCAGCATCAGCCGCACTGCCTGGTTGATCTCGGCATCAAGCGACCGGCGAACGGCTGTCACCAGCTCAACCTCGGTCTCGCAGAGCGCCTCGGCCCCGCACTGATGCAGATCGGAAATGCCGCGGCCGAACAGGCGGTCCGGCCCGAGAATGTCGACGATCTGCCGCCGGCCGTCGGGCAGCAGCTGGAACAGCGCGATGCACCCGGTGCGGATGCGGAAGGTCTCGCTCCGGTCGATGCCCGGAAGAAACAGGCGGGTGCGGGGCGGGATCGTCGCGATCCGGCTTTCGGTCTGGTTGCACGTGCGGAGCAGGCCGTCGATCGGTACGACGGCGGTCCCACTGAAGGGTTTCGAGGCTGCAAGCATGGGGATCATCCGGCTGGGTCAGCACGGCAGCAGGCTGCGCGCGCAGACGCTGGACCACGGAAACCGGTCGGAACCGGTCACGGCTCAGGCGGAATGAGGATGGGGCGGAGCGCGTGGGGGCGCGTCGTCGGCCAGGCGTTCGGCAACCGCGGGGCGGCCGATGGCCGGCCACAGGGGCGCTGGCGCAAGATCGAGGCGCCGGCCTTCCAGATCGAGCGGGTCCGGCACGACGGCGGCGTCGCCGATGCGGCAGGCCGCACATTCGGACACCGCGACGTGTTTGGTCTTGGTCGTGCCGTCTTCGGTGACCGTCAGGCACAGGACGGGCAGGGTTCCGTCCGGCAGGATGTACTGCGCCAGCTCGGACTGGGGGATGCCCCGCGCGACGCTCGCTGGCGGATGATGCACGAAGCTGAGGGCAAAGACCGCCATTGCGCACAGAATGCGCAAGCATGCAGCCATGGCTGTCAGCGGTCGCGTCATCACGAAAAAGCCCCTTCCGATTCACAATAACCGAGCCTGAAGGGGATTTCCATGCGACGCTTTGGCGTTGCGAACCGGTCCCGCGTCAGTCCGTCAGCGCGGCCAGGCCCTTCGACATGCGCGACAGACCAGGCACCAGCGGGAACAGTGCTGCCTGCACCGAATGATAGATGTCCGGCTTGCCCTTGAACTGGGTCATCGCCAGGCTGTCGTCGGCCGCCAGCTCGGGGAACCAGCCGCCGCGCGCGTGGTCGATCAGATGTGTCTCGGCAAAGCGCCACAGCCGGGCGTACCAGACGTGATCGGACGGCTGCGGATCGAGCTTCATCAGCGTGGCAATGGCCCCGATCGCCTCGGTCACCGGCCACCAGTAGCGGTTCGGATTGTCGACCGAGCCGTCGAACTTCAGCGTATAGGCAAAGCCGCCGCGCGCCTCGTTCCAGGCGTCCGCCAGCGCCTGCTCGATCAGGCGCCTTGCGCTGGCAGCCATGCCGCCGGCCGGACGACCCGCCAGATCCCAGTACTGCAGCAGCAGCCGTCCGAGCTCGAAGGAGTGGCCCGGTGTCGTGCCGGCCGGGCGGAACATCGGATTGCCGGCATAGGCCGCATCAACGCTCCAGTCGGCCTTGTAATGTTCCGGCAGCCGCCAGCCATGGGCCGGCGCGATGCGACCGACGAAGAAGTCGAGGATCCGGCCGGCGCGGGTCAGGAACAGCTGGTCCCCCGTCGCCTCGAAGGCCGTCAGCATCGCCTCGATGCCATGCATGTTGGCGTTCATGCCGCGATAGGTCGAAAACGGCGTCCAGTCGCGGTTGTATTCATCGCAGAGAAGACCGTTGTCCTCTTCCCAGAAATGACGGTCGATGATCGCCATGACGTCATCGATCAGCCGCCGCGCGTCGGGATGGCCCGCATCGAGGGCGCTGGCCCCTGCAAGCAGCACGAAGACGTGGCCATAGGCGAGTTTGCGCCCGTCGGCCACGCCCGTGTCGTCCAGCGCCCAGACATAGCCGCCATGGTCCGCGTCGCGATGATGCGACCAGAGATAGCTCATGCC includes:
- a CDS encoding helix-turn-helix domain-containing protein, whose translation is MLAASKPFSGTAVVPIDGLLRTCNQTESRIATIPPRTRLFLPGIDRSETFRIRTGCIALFQLLPDGRRQIVDILGPDRLFGRGISDLHQCGAEALCETEVELVTAVRRSLDAEINQAVRLMLRRAQAHATLLGRKTAGERIASALIDLAGQFAGEASSRFQLHLTRTDLADWLGLTLETVSRYLNRFRREGLVSFEGPSHICLRDRAGLELIAGGRDLVDAQ
- a CDS encoding AGE family epimerase/isomerase: MTDRIPLASPARETDWLTDPVHRAFLRREAARQFAFFNASLRAGGGFWTLDYEGRPLRDEPQELHTTTRLVHSYALGKQAGLVISDDVIDQGMSYLWSHHRDADHGGYVWALDDTGVADGRKLAYGHVFVLLAGASALDAGHPDARRLIDDVMAIIDRHFWEEDNGLLCDEYNRDWTPFSTYRGMNANMHGIEAMLTAFEATGDQLFLTRAGRILDFFVGRIAPAHGWRLPEHYKADWSVDAAYAGNPMFRPAGTTPGHSFELGRLLLQYWDLAGRPAGGMAASARRLIEQALADAWNEARGGFAYTLKFDGSVDNPNRYWWPVTEAIGAIATLMKLDPQPSDHVWYARLWRFAETHLIDHARGGWFPELAADDSLAMTQFKGKPDIYHSVQAALFPLVPGLSRMSKGLAALTD